A DNA window from Mytilus edulis chromosome 14, xbMytEdul2.2, whole genome shotgun sequence contains the following coding sequences:
- the LOC139502575 gene encoding uncharacterized protein, with the protein MACFYVVKKYRNNQNLGINQIIDMNNREAELDSETQRSPTISSERGSGYGYAEIDELEMSEFILTPSEQLHLVQDDNSNDSYDRISSPSNDYLNPYDSLLPSLQQSGNDQDDSDEYSNPYEENRAYDNLYQPIRFNRQDEFRQYASCSSVHYFEVLDDPIGKENDASMKEDSKQYRKTW; encoded by the coding sequence ATGGCTTGCTTTTACGTTGTTAAAAAATATCGAAATAACCAAAATCTAGGAATTAATCAAATTATCGATATGAATAACCGCGAAGCAGAGTTAGACAGTGAAACTCAAAGAAGCCCCACTATTTCATCAGAAAGGGGAAGTGGTTACGGATATGCCGAAATTGACGAACTTGAGATGTCTGAATTCATTCTCACACCATCCGAACAACTACATCTAGTACAAGACGACAACTCAAATGATTCATATGATCGGATCAGTTCACCAAGCAATGACTATTTAAACCCTTACGATTCATTGTTGCCTTCCTTGCAGCAGTCGGGGAACGACCAGGATGATTCGGATGAATATAGCAATCCTTATGAAGAGAACAGAGCGTACGACAATCTTTACCAACCCATAAGATTCAATCGACAGGACGAGTTCAGACAATATGCTAGTTGTTCAAGTGTACACTATTTCGAAGTCCTGGACGATCCCATAGGAAAAGAAAATGATGCAAGTATGAAGGAAGACAGCAAACAGTATAGGAAAACTTGGTAG